TTCTGTTTCCGGTTAGTACACTCTCTGTTGAGAAGTGGCTTGAGTTAACAACGCCGGCTAAAAGAGGAAAGGACCCCATCTCTCTGCGAGTTGCTGTCTCGTTTACTCCACCAACTCCTAGTCCGACTGTTCTACACATGGTTCAGACAAGACCTTCGCTGAAAGACTCTTGTTTCTTCCCTCTTGTCGGAAAGGCACGTCTTGCTAAGGTGTTTACACGCGTTGTTGATGAATCCGAGACAGAGGTGATGAGTCTTCAGATGAGAAACTCTAGCGGTGATACAAGACAATTGATTGGTGAGAAAGGGAGTGGTGAAAGTTTGGTGATGGCAGAGTATGATGGGAGTTATTGGTCTTTGCTTGATTGTAAATGGTCACTTAAGAAGATAAGGAGTGGTGAGAGAGATGGTCCTTTGTTTGAGATTATGGGTGAGAGAATGGTGAGAGTTTACTCAGGGAGGAAGCTGGAGTATGAGCCAAAACATTGTGCAAAGCTGAGAAGTGAGCAAGATTTTTTCATGACTGCTGTTGAGTTCTCAAAGGAACATCCTTATGGTAAAGCTGTAGGGCTGCTAGATTTGAAAACTGGTTCTATTGAGGTAAAGTCTCAAAACGCACCGTTTTGTTTACTTGTGAGTTAAAAaggtttttatatattttgatatgcATGCAGGCAAATGAGAGATGGTTTGTTTTGCTTGGAATAGTATCTGCTTTCATACTCAGTGATCTTCTCAAGAAGGAAGGCTCTTTAGACAAAGTGAAAGCTAATGTAATAAAAGAGGAGACTGGAGTTTTGACTGATCAAGTGAAGttagaagaagaaacaatgATGAATTTGGACGTCACTACTCCAGTTTTGGAAGCAGCTGAGAAGGTAAATGGTGGTGCTAAGTGCTATTCTAAGGAGCTTAACGCTAGCGGTGGCTGCGGTGTTGGTTGTGGTGTAAAAAGTGGGAACATTACTGAAGAAGAAGGTGGGCATTGTGGTGGTTGTGGTGGTAGTGGGTGCAGTGGAGGCGGTGGAAGATGTGGTGGGATGACGAAGATCAGTGGCTGCGGTGGCGGCTCATGCGGTGGCGGTTCCTGCGGTAACTGCAGTGGAGGATGTGGTAATATGATCAAGAGTAATGCTAATGAAGATGTTCGAGTAGCAGCACCAGAAGCTCTAAACGACGCCGTTACAGTTTGATTATTCAACTACACGAACCATATTAAGTTACATGATTACATctatgtaatattaataaatggactaaaaatctaataaaactaaaatgagagatgatgttttttctttgtaacaTTCTACTCctttgtttcataatataagtaattttagatatttgtatttgttttaaaatataaattattttcatattcctATGTAACTTTTGAATCTATTAGAAATAATGTTACCAATCAAAATATACACACTTATTTATGATTGGTTTCAGttatatttaatacatatattaaatgatatttttttaaagtaacaatttttttgtgttttaaattttaaactaccAACATTATGAAAATGGAgtagttttctttttgtcaacatGAAAATGGCGTGATATAATACAAATTACGGAAATGTAAAGAatctattaattaatatatagaaagTTGAACAAACCAAACACGTAGCAAAACACAAACCCATTTCAAAAATGCAACTGCCTACACCTCAGGATGTCAACATCGGTGGGACAATAAGGACACTTGAAAGAAGACTTCGCACCATTCTTCGACATCTTGTTGATCGTCTGCTTACACAGCACGTGACCACACGACATCATCATCGGAGGATTCTCATCGCTCGCCTGCTCCTTAGAGACAGGACACACAAACACCGAGTGAAACTGAAACTCCTCGGACAGCTCCACGGCCACAGGAAGCTGCTCCATACTCTGCCAATCAACCTTCTTGCTGCTCGCCGTCACGTTCATGTACTTCAACAGCACAGGCAAAGCTTGCGTCCCCGCCGTTAGCGTTGTACTCAACGCGCTTTCAGATGGTTCGCCGAGTAGGATGTTGCAGTACTGTCTCGTCAGCTCTCTCGCTGCTTTGTCCCATCGAGAGGGAGAGAGGAGTTTAGAGTACGGCGAGTGTCCGAGGTTTTTACTCCATAAGAGAGAACAAAAGAGCTTCTGGATCTCGTAAAGGGAGCTGCTATCAGCGTATCCCGCGATGTGTTTCCTCGCGTAGTTGATAGCTTCTTGGGAGTTTTGGGACTCTTTAGCTATCTCCAAGAAGCGTAAGCTGTGAAGCTTCATCTCTAAATCGGATCTTGTTTGCTTTAGCTTCTCTGAGTTTGAGGCTGCCCAGTTAAGAGCTGGTCCAAGCTCTCTCTTCTCCATAGCGTCCACTATCTGATGCATTTCGACGAAAGCCTGTCTTGTGGAGCACTCAGATTCATCACCAGTCTCGGCGAGGAAGCAGTCGCCGATGTCGAACATTCCTTGACGGTACAAGAAGTTGGCTATTATCTGGTTCACCACATGTGTATCGAACTCGATGTTGTGTCTGTAAGCCTTTGATATGTCGGAGTTGAGTTGCTTCTCGAGGAATTTGGGGTACTTGGTGAGAGCAACGTCAAGCTGATTCTCCATGAACGTTTTCTTCACATCGGCGAGGATAGATCTGTGATCGAACTGTGGTGGTGCTTCCTGTAATATGCTCAAGGCCTTGTCGAGTTCTTGAGAGAGCAGCTGAATAATCTCGTGTGTTTTGGTGTATGAGAGTTTCTGCTTGTTTGCAACGCGATCAAACGCGTCCTTAATGCTCTTTAACTCCATTAATTAAGTGATATAGTGCCTGAGAGATAACACAAACGGCTCCGTAATAAACAGATCAGACCAAGAGGATTCCAGAATCTCGGAACATAAATCAAAGATCTCCGTCGGTTTCTGACTAACGATTTCACGAATCTTAACATAACAGTTACAGAAGGACGAAACCGTACCTGGTGACGAGAGGTTTGAAGATGAACCGCCTTCGCTTGTCGCCCGGAGGAACCCGATTTCGTTTATTTTTCGTTGTCGGAAGTTgctctttttattttctcatcaCTCCCTTACACTATTTTGTCTTGTACGGGAAACGACGGCGTGCGCTGCAATTGGTAATGAATGAATCACATCCGTTGGATTTGATccaaatttttatttgtgtgtGGAGCAGGTCATAGATGATTATGATGTTTGGGTTCTGAACTAAGCCCATTAGGCCATTACACATTTGTAAAGAGGGAAAAGAAGCCCAAAGTCATTGAGACTGTTTAGCTTGACaattaagtgttttttttttcacttgctAATGTTGGTTGTCTGGACTCCGGATGTTCGGATACTCTTCGGATTCATTCAATTCAGATTTTTTGTCTATCTGAGAAATTGTGCCCAAAATCACTTAAAGGTTAAAACTGGAAAAAATCAATAATAGACAgcatataaatataaagaaatactaaaaaataaaattaagacaACAATTTTGGTATTTTATGTTTCGGTGTTGTTTCTTTGCCGAGCTAGCTTTCGCATTGCTATGAAGTTCTTCAACACACCTGACAAAAAAATGTTCTTCAACGCTTTCGACTGTTATGTaagttatttttgtttttaattaagtgattagaaaataaaaagaataccACGTTTGCACAAGAGACATAAGACTATTATTAACCACAGTCTCTTAACTAGGGTTCTTAGTTTCGGATAAGAGacgatttttagatttttttagattttaactaagaaaagctaagaaccatctcttaaattagaaatataagagccgtctcttagccgaaaagtgtaaaaaataaatagaaaaaaatcaaatcatgagttaagaacctcGGTTAAGAGACCGGGGTTAATCATAAGACCCATGCAAGTCATGTCCACATGTGTCTCTCTTGAAAATTGTTTAGCTACCATATATACAAACAATGACATTTCAATATTTTACCTAGAGTTctgaaagaaaaatataaaattagtataGATCAAACAATACTCAGATGATGAAGATAAATCCAATGTTTTGAgaaaaaagattgaaaattATGCATTTGTGATGAGCTTTTTTATCGAGCTTGGACTCAGACTCCAACAAGTTTCTTGATATGTACTTTGGTTGATCACTTGAGTTTGGACTTTGGACTCAAATAACAGAATCAATATGCATACACAAGCCCATACATAGGATATTGTTGCAAGTCGTTGTCTTTGGATTGCTACTGTTTTGAATCGTAATTTCTATCCACATAAGACGTGACCACACGAATAAAAGCTTGCCCTGCTGATAATTGTATTTGCACTaggtgtaaatttttttttaaatctaatgtatattttaaaataaatttattaaatattatatattttactattttcttactaatatttaatatagatttgatatatattaaatcaatttgcataaaactaataaaaatattataattatcaaattagcttaaacaatatttataaaatttgtagatatataagaaactaatgattttacggttaaatatttaattttttaaaaaaattgtagaaatttttgaaaactttagtaatacaaattgtataattatacaaaaataataacatttcaaaatttaaaatgttatatatgaatatatttattttatagatgatgtatgagctattaccatatttaaaaaaagtttaccaaaaagaaatatcaatattaaatgtaatatataaattattaccatattctaataagtttgccaaaaatataaatcaacattaaatgaaattatccatgtcatatttttccggAAGTCATGCCATTAATttcagtagtcatgtcatatttgttttatgaaattgattgtaaagagcacatgtggcaaaatcacttcgtaaATATAGTCTAGTCCCGGACTAGGGAATGTTCAAGTCACAGTATCGTGTTCTGCGTTCATCTATATTACAGCTCTTAAGtgtgttaaaaaaaagtgaTATACTTATCTTTCGTCTTTCTTTTTCCTATCGATCGAAttaatgtaatatattataAGGCACCATTACGGTTGATTTAAGTCTGAAAATGTGTTCTGAAGACTCTTTTGGTTCGTCAACAAGTTTGTTAGGTGAAAAGAAAAAGTGAGGATTAGGATGAAACAATGCTATCGAATCCATAGCAAATCCATTAATTATAGGGCCGAGTTGCTCTAAATTCATCAACCAACACTAGGCCATATGTACCGATTTGTCTATATCCTTTTGTTCGCTTTCGTTTCCATTTTAGGGTTTgacttcaaaaataattatgcGCCCACGTTAACCGATAATACCTTCTGTTTTTGTTAAAGGTTGACCAATAATTCAAGGAACCGATTATGCGCCCACGTTAACCGATAATACCTTCTCCACCAACTAATTTCGTTTCTTTAGAATTCAAGGAACCTAAATCACACCACTTATAAATGTTTCTTGATCTCGGTTTTTAAATCATATCATGTAATATGAAATAGCCAAGATCTATTAGTGTACATACATTTTTTGGTTGATAAAAGTTCTTGTTTATAACTTATATACTAATTATGTTCATATTTCTTAATTGGAacattttcagattttgatttCCAGATAAGAAGATGAATATGTTCTCCACAAGATTGTTTTCTGACCAGGTATACATAAACACACAAACGTGCATGATATCTCTATATATGTCTCCATCTATTAAATcatcatattattttttgttgttgtgtattttttttatttttttttttgagaaagggctatgtttttgttgttgtggtgTTGATATAGGAATTAGAAGAAAATGGCATCATACAACAATATGGCATGAACACAATAATGGGAGAGATCCCTGAAGCTCACCACACGCTTTCACACTCTTTTCCAACTCGTATGCTAACCACAAATGATCCTTCTTATGATGATTTGATCGATATGAAACCATCAAAGATCCTCGAGACAACTTACATATCACCAAAATTGCAACCACCACCCTCTTTTCCTATTCCTCCTTATTCAAAGCCTCATTTTCATCATCAGCCTTCCTCTAAAATTCTCTCTTTCGAGAATGCTACTCAAAATGTGATGGATTATGAGCTTTCTCCCACCTATCAAAACTCAATCTTCAGCCCCAAAGTTGAGGCTGAAGTGCCGCCAAATTGGATGAATGGGAAAGGGGCCAAGAGAGTTCAACCTTTGTATAAAAGCCAATCAAATGCTCAAGATCACATAATCGCCGAAagaaaacgtagagagaaactTACTCAAAGATTTGTAGCTCTTTCTGCTCTAGTTCCTGGTCTGaaaaaggtaaataccacatcaaATCTCCCTTCTTGGTTTatcccccaaaaaaaaaacgttttgtttaattatttgaaCTTATGTGTATAGATGGACAAGGCTTCTGTGTTGGGAGATGCACAAAAGCATATAAAGTATCTCCAAGAAAAAGTGGGAGAGTTTGaagaacaaaagagagaaagaagattaGAATCAATGGTTCTTGTGAAGAAGTCTAAGTTGATTTTGGACGATAATAATcagtcatcttcttcttcatgttgtGAAGATGACTCCTCGACCTTAGATCTTCCCGAGATAGAAGTAAAATTCTCAGATAAAGATGTTCTTATCAAAATCCTTTGCGAGAAGCAAAAGGGTCATGTTGCCAAAATAATGGCCGAGGTTGAGAAATTCCATTTCTCAATAACTAACTCAAGTGTTTTACCCTTTGGACCAACACTTGATATCACTATTATAGCTAAGGTatccatatttatatatatgaagaatTTGTTGTTAATTTTAGAGTAAAACAGCCTAATTAATGTTTAAGTCTCTTTACAGAAGGAGAGTGAGGTCTGCTTTATCGAAGTTCATgtgattgtttcaaaatttatgcTAACGTCGATTTTGTTTGGGAGATTTACTTGTATAAATTGATGAATCACATAATTGGTTTTTGccatgaaaatgtttttttttattgacaagTTTATTAGAATAGTTGAAGAATCACACCTCTCACACACATCTATATAAAATAGGATCCTTTCCAATATTGAGGTTGAGTTAATTTTACTTGTATCTTTcatattatatcatttttagtttttcgACATCTATATTTCatggtgtattttttttttcctcttaatattttaattaaaagggaACAAAGCCCAAACTGAAACAAGATACAATAAAGCCCAAACAGACCGGGCCAACTAAAAACCAGACAAACTGGCCTTCAGCCCAAACAAACTGGGCCTTAAGCCTACACCCACCACCCTAGGGCAGGGAACCCTAATTTCCGCGGCACACCGAACATCGACGGCGCTGCCCAATCCCCAACTCACCTCCGCGCTAGCTTCATGTCGCATGGGATCTTTCATCGGAGAGCATCAGTCTCATTGCGATCTCGTCCGTATCCCATGCCGACAGGTCCAAACACACATCAAACACGATCTGCGCAGTCACATGAGAACCGTCTACCATTGACCCAACACCACCGACATTCACGAGTCGTTTCAGGTGAGAGATCAAGAGGCGGAAGAGCTTTGAAGATTTGAGTATCAGACTACACAGAGAAAGAAGAACGGAAAAAACTACAAAgactaaagagaaaaaaaaaaaaaaccaaagccGAAAAGAACGATACTAACAGAGCTACCGCCTTCCGGGAGCAGGAGCCGACGATGACGGTGCTAACAGAGCCACCGTCTCCCAGAAAACAAAGGCCGGCGGTCGTAGAGCTGAGAGAGCCTCTACTCCCCGGAAGCTACAACTGAACTCACGAGCCGTCTGCCGCTTCGATTAACCGTTCTTCACCCCTCACCACGGATCCAGAGAAAGCAGCTTCGCCGCCGTATGGAGCACCGTACGAGCCGAGCCCTTCCTGGCGCAATACCCTAGCCCAGAGCCGTCAGCATATCGGGGGAATCGGTAGATCGAAGCCCACAGCGGAGATCCTTGACTTAACCGGAAAAAGATGAGCCACCGAGGCCAACACGCGCGCGGACGCGCCACCGGACGTCGGGGACACCGACGATTCTCTCTCTCGCTTCTCTACGTTTATTGGTTTTGTTCTCTTCCTATATTTCATGGTGTATATGTTTCCTCTTTTGTATCATTGTTTTTAAGGGTATAACAAATTGCTCAACTAATTAGATATGTTTGTTCATCTTTTATTCAAGTGTCGAATTTGGAAATATTCTTTATCCGCTTTCCTTTTattgaaatagataaaatacaaaagttaaattaaaaaaagataagatgCATTAGTCAGTTATTGAAAATAATGCTGGAATCCAGAACCCACcccccagaaaaaaaaaagaaatcagacACAAAAGGAAGTGATTCACACAACACAAACGAAAACCTTGCACAAATCTTGGAACAAACACAACGTCGAAATCACTAGACATACCAAAGAGCAAACTATGTTTgtaatattgtaatattatttataatatttcagaAAATCTTAAAAATCCTTCCTGCAAATAAAATCTGGTGAGCTGACAAAAATTAACAGGTGATCAGATTGCCAGTAAATTATTGAtactatgttttaaaaaaaggaTTATTAAGAGTGCAAAGTGATTTTGTGTTTCAGATTTAAATCAGTTTCAgtaaagttattttaaaatcataatatctaaaacTGCTCAATGGACATTTACTATTAACCCCCACCctcccccccctccccccccccccaaaaaaaaaaagtgaatggTAGTTAATTAAAAGAACTAAAAGCGAAGATTTGTAAATAAAAGCCACAATCTATAATATACTTTTCTTCACAAATAATgttattttgatgttttttctttacacaaaaatgtcattttagaattcgatacaatttataattattttaaactgagtactaattacaaaatatattgatcatataaataattttattatttcaaatattaagtaaatatatttaattaataaaaatataaatgtatgttagttatttttttagtttttgtaaaagtgttaaaataatattttttacgaaatttagtataaataaagttttattctaaattctaaattttaaactacaactaaaataaaatcaataacTTCTTTGATGGGAAACTATGTTTTTGACTCTATCCTTCACGTGTTTCATGG
The window above is part of the Brassica napus cultivar Da-Ae chromosome C3, Da-Ae, whole genome shotgun sequence genome. Proteins encoded here:
- the LOC106389761 gene encoding protein RMD5 homolog, producing the protein MELKSIKDAFDRVANKQKLSYTKTHEIIQLLSQELDKALSILQEAPPQFDHRSILADVKKTFMENQLDVALTKYPKFLEKQLNSDISKAYRHNIEFDTHVVNQIIANFLYRQGMFDIGDCFLAETGDESECSTRQAFVEMHQIVDAMEKRELGPALNWAASNSEKLKQTRSDLEMKLHSLRFLEIAKESQNSQEAINYARKHIAGYADSSSLYEIQKLFCSLLWSKNLGHSPYSKLLSPSRWDKAARELTRQYCNILLGEPSESALSTTLTAGTQALPVLLKYMNVTASSKKVDWQSMEQLPVAVELSEEFQFHSVFVCPVSKEQASDENPPMMMSCGHVLCKQTINKMSKNGAKSSFKCPYCPTDVDILRCRQLHF
- the LOC106384640 gene encoding transcription factor bHLH25 encodes the protein MNMFSTRLFSDQELEENGIIQQYGMNTIMGEIPEAHHTLSHSFPTRMLTTNDPSYDDLIDMKPSKILETTYISPKLQPPPSFPIPPYSKPHFHHQPSSKILSFENATQNVMDYELSPTYQNSIFSPKVEAEVPPNWMNGKGAKRVQPLYKSQSNAQDHIIAERKRREKLTQRFVALSALVPGLKKMDKASVLGDAQKHIKYLQEKVGEFEEQKRERRLESMVLVKKSKLILDDNNQSSSSSCCEDDSSTLDLPEIEVKFSDKDVLIKILCEKQKGHVAKIMAEVEKFHFSITNSSVLPFGPTLDITIIAKVSIFIYMKNLLLILE